Proteins encoded by one window of Candidatus Mesenet endosymbiont of Phosphuga atrata:
- a CDS encoding alpha/beta hydrolase: MIEISGPEFCLDKSAENLVILLHGWGASGNNFIEIGKAMSKFLPNSFFVAPNAPFEREVGGYQWFSLEDRSEVAILTGIKKAADILNDFIDMKLKNFGFSEKQLSLVGFSQGAMMALHTSLRRSNPCSSVVAYSGRLLAPSKLPRELKSKPNICIIHSRDDAVVPFTAFEAAIEALTNNNIEIESHSLDGIGHTIDDKGVNFGAAFIKKHFLNQA; this comes from the coding sequence ATGATTGAAATAAGCGGTCCTGAGTTTTGTTTAGATAAGTCAGCAGAAAATTTAGTTATTTTACTACATGGGTGGGGTGCAAGCGGCAATAATTTTATTGAAATTGGCAAAGCAATGAGTAAATTTTTGCCAAACTCTTTTTTTGTTGCACCAAATGCGCCATTCGAACGTGAAGTTGGCGGCTATCAATGGTTTAGTCTAGAGGATAGGAGCGAGGTTGCTATACTTACTGGCATAAAAAAAGCAGCTGATATCTTAAATGATTTTATTGATATGAAGCTTAAGAATTTCGGTTTTAGTGAAAAGCAATTATCTTTAGTTGGTTTTTCACAAGGAGCGATGATGGCTCTTCATACGTCTCTTCGTCGCTCTAATCCTTGCTCTTCAGTTGTTGCATATTCAGGAAGACTGTTAGCACCATCAAAACTGCCTAGAGAATTAAAGTCAAAACCTAACATATGCATAATTCATAGCAGAGATGATGCAGTTGTTCCTTTTACTGCTTTTGAAGCAGCAATAGAAGCTCTAACTAACAATAACATAGAAATAGAAAGTCATAGTTTAGATGGAATAGGACATACTATTGATGATAAAGGAGTAAATTTTGGAGCTGCATTTATTAAAAAACACTTTTTAAATCAAGCTTAA
- the purN gene encoding phosphoribosylglycinamide formyltransferase: MKKIKLGVLISGRGTNMQALINACLDDNFPAQVECVISNNPDAQGILSARKHNISTFEVENNPLDIDRINTILHDYKVDLVCLAGFMRLLSADFLKEWESKVINTHPSLLPAFKGLNAQRQALDAGVKITGCTVHYVVPTVDAGPIIFQAAISVLQNDNVATLSERILKMEHICYPHSIKLIAENKIVLKNNIIISNEVLSLI, translated from the coding sequence ATAAAAAAAATTAAGTTAGGGGTATTAATTTCTGGCAGGGGGACTAACATGCAAGCTCTAATAAATGCTTGCTTAGATGATAATTTTCCAGCTCAAGTTGAATGCGTTATTTCAAATAATCCTGATGCACAAGGAATATTGTCCGCTAGAAAGCATAATATTTCAACCTTTGAAGTAGAAAATAATCCTTTAGATATAGATAGAATTAACACAATACTGCATGATTATAAAGTTGATTTAGTTTGTCTTGCAGGTTTTATGAGGCTACTTAGTGCTGACTTTTTAAAAGAGTGGGAGAGTAAAGTAATTAACACCCATCCCTCTTTACTTCCCGCATTTAAAGGTTTAAATGCACAAAGGCAAGCATTAGATGCAGGTGTTAAAATTACCGGATGTACTGTACATTATGTTGTTCCTACAGTAGATGCTGGACCTATAATTTTCCAAGCAGCAATTTCAGTGCTACAAAATGATAATGTAGCGACTCTATCTGAGCGCATCTTAAAAATGGAGCATATATGTTACCCGCACTCTATAAAGCTTATTGCAGAAAATAAGATCGTATTAAAAAACAATATTATTATATCAAATGAGGTGTTAAGCTTGATTTAA
- a CDS encoding leucyl aminopeptidase, which translates to MLEVVFITSNINSFLKAAVVVIGLFEGFSDISNVTFLKEQEQQVLSYIKNIGNFTGKFGEFLPITLQNKDNNDQLILVVGFGKKDEWNENKALSIGDIIYTKLKELQLKQAAILTDSNEANLSANIAYGAFLRSFKFNKYITKIREETIDPEKITLLVNENHLKDVQNLYNNLGEEGQGIFLARSLVSEPPNALYPESYAQEIKKELSKLDLDIEILNENDMRKKGMGALLGVGQGSEKESRLVIIKWNGGPKNQKPIAFVGKGITFDTGGISLKPARGMWEMKYDMAGSAAVVGTMRTLAGRKAKVNAIGVVALAENAIGGNAQRPSDIVTSMSGQTIEVLNTDAEGRLVLADALWYTQKMFTPQVMIDLATLTGAIVVALGNNQYAGLFSNNEELANNLLDAGNESGEKLWQFPLSEEYNKMIDSPVADMQNIATIGSGADSITAAQFLQRFVDNATWAHLDIAGTAWNKEDAHVCPKGATGFGVRLLNRLVAKYYEN; encoded by the coding sequence ATGCTAGAAGTAGTATTTATAACCTCTAATATTAACTCTTTTTTAAAAGCAGCTGTAGTTGTTATTGGGTTATTTGAAGGATTCAGTGATATAAGTAATGTTACGTTTTTAAAAGAACAGGAGCAGCAAGTCCTTTCTTATATTAAAAATATTGGTAATTTTACTGGAAAATTTGGGGAATTTTTACCAATAACGCTGCAAAACAAAGACAACAATGATCAATTAATATTAGTTGTAGGTTTTGGTAAAAAGGATGAGTGGAACGAAAATAAAGCATTAAGCATTGGCGATATCATATATACTAAACTTAAAGAATTGCAATTAAAACAAGCTGCTATTCTCACTGATAGCAATGAAGCAAATTTGAGTGCAAATATTGCATATGGGGCATTTTTGCGCAGCTTCAAATTTAATAAATATATCACTAAAATAAGAGAAGAAACAATAGATCCAGAAAAAATCACACTTTTAGTAAATGAAAACCATTTAAAAGATGTACAAAATCTATATAATAATTTAGGTGAAGAAGGACAGGGTATTTTTCTAGCGCGTTCTCTTGTAAGTGAGCCACCAAACGCATTATATCCTGAATCATATGCTCAAGAAATTAAAAAAGAGCTTTCTAAGCTTGATTTAGACATTGAAATTTTAAACGAAAATGACATGCGCAAGAAAGGGATGGGTGCGCTGCTTGGAGTTGGTCAAGGTAGTGAAAAAGAATCAAGATTAGTAATAATAAAATGGAATGGAGGGCCTAAAAATCAAAAGCCCATTGCTTTTGTTGGTAAAGGTATAACATTTGATACTGGTGGAATTTCTTTGAAGCCTGCACGTGGAATGTGGGAAATGAAGTATGATATGGCAGGTTCTGCAGCAGTGGTTGGTACCATGCGCACTTTAGCAGGACGCAAAGCCAAAGTCAATGCTATAGGAGTAGTTGCACTTGCAGAAAATGCAATAGGTGGTAATGCCCAGAGACCAAGTGATATAGTAACCTCAATGTCTGGGCAAACAATTGAAGTGCTAAATACTGATGCTGAAGGCAGATTAGTACTTGCAGATGCTCTGTGGTACACACAAAAGATGTTTACACCACAGGTTATGATTGATCTAGCAACCTTAACTGGTGCTATAGTAGTTGCTTTAGGAAACAATCAATATGCCGGGCTATTTTCAAATAACGAAGAATTAGCAAATAATTTACTTGATGCTGGCAATGAATCAGGTGAAAAGCTATGGCAATTTCCTCTAAGCGAAGAGTATAATAAAATGATTGATTCTCCAGTTGCTGATATGCAAAACATTGCCACAATTGGTTCTGGTGCAGATAGTATTACAGCTGCTCAATTTTTACAGCGTTTTGTAGACAATGCTACTTGGGCTCACTTAGATATTGCAGGTACAGCTTGGAATAAAGAAGATGCACATGTATGTCCAAAAGGGGCAACTGGTTTTGGTGTTAGATTATTAAATAGGCTTGTTGCGAAATATTACGAAAATTAA
- the yajC gene encoding preprotein translocase subunit YajC — MFSSKAFAAENASSSSVIAGFVPLILIFIVFYFLIIRPQQKKLKEHNKLLDAIKRGDKIVTSGGIMGVISKIDTANSTFSIEIAPKIEIKVLKTAISKVLGKEPNTNKNKKTNKQDQSKSNENKLKDKEEEKEDSEEIN, encoded by the coding sequence ATGTTTTCCTCTAAAGCCTTTGCTGCAGAGAATGCGAGTTCTTCAAGTGTAATTGCTGGTTTTGTTCCCCTAATTTTAATATTTATTGTATTTTATTTTCTTATAATTAGACCACAACAAAAGAAATTAAAAGAACATAATAAACTGCTTGATGCAATTAAACGTGGAGACAAAATTGTTACTTCTGGTGGCATTATGGGAGTGATAAGTAAAATTGATACAGCAAATTCAACCTTCTCAATTGAAATAGCTCCTAAAATTGAGATAAAAGTACTAAAGACAGCTATATCAAAAGTTCTAGGTAAAGAACCAAACACAAATAAAAATAAGAAAACAAATAAGCAAGATCAATCAAAATCTAACGAAAATAAATTAAAAGATAAAGAAGAAGAAAAAGAAGATAGTGAGGAAATTAACTAA
- a CDS encoding extracellular solute-binding protein, which yields MRKFFITIVILLVTLILIYFQNQRLNKSDEVVNVYSTRKEELMHSLFNEFTKETGIKINYINDDYAQLLIRIENENNGDLFLTADVTNLISAKRRELLSKIESKILEDVIPENFRDSDNYWFGLTKRARILVYNKELIDAGDLSTYEDLADPKWKGKILTRSSSSPYNQSLIAFMIATDGLECTKEWIKGLVYNFARKPSGGDTDQIYAVAAGEGAVAIVNSYYFARVLASDKASEKLKVFFPNQNSNGAMINISGGAVIKNAKNKDNAIKLLEFLVSKKAQRLYTEMNHEYPIRDDVEVSQILKAWGHYKQSDLPLQELDKYLNESIMVADQFGWK from the coding sequence ATGAGAAAATTTTTCATTACTATTGTAATTCTATTAGTTACCTTAATTTTAATATATTTTCAAAATCAAAGGCTAAATAAAAGTGATGAGGTAGTCAATGTATACTCCACGCGGAAAGAAGAATTAATGCACTCATTGTTTAATGAGTTTACCAAAGAAACAGGCATAAAAATTAACTATATTAATGATGATTATGCTCAATTGCTTATAAGAATAGAAAACGAGAACAATGGTGATTTATTTTTAACTGCTGATGTAACAAATTTAATTTCAGCAAAAAGAAGAGAGCTACTGTCTAAAATAGAGTCTAAGATACTGGAAGATGTGATCCCAGAGAATTTTAGAGACAGCGATAATTATTGGTTTGGTTTAACAAAAAGAGCAAGAATTTTGGTTTATAATAAGGAACTTATTGATGCTGGAGATCTTAGTACTTATGAAGATCTAGCGGATCCAAAATGGAAAGGAAAAATACTCACACGTTCCTCTAGTAGTCCTTATAATCAATCACTTATTGCATTTATGATTGCAACTGATGGTTTAGAGTGTACAAAAGAATGGATTAAAGGATTAGTTTATAATTTTGCAAGAAAGCCAAGTGGTGGCGATACAGATCAAATCTATGCAGTAGCAGCAGGTGAAGGAGCAGTTGCTATTGTTAACAGCTATTACTTTGCTAGAGTACTTGCTTCTGATAAAGCATCTGAGAAATTAAAAGTTTTTTTTCCCAATCAAAACAGCAACGGAGCTATGATTAATATAAGTGGTGGTGCAGTGATAAAAAATGCAAAAAATAAGGATAATGCCATTAAGTTATTGGAATTTTTAGTAAGTAAAAAGGCACAACGCTTGTATACAGAAATGAATCATGAATATCCTATAAGGGATGATGTTGAAGTTTCACAAATACTAAAAGCTTGGGGTCATTATAAACAGAGTGACCTACCTCTTCAAGAGCTTGATAAATACTTAAATGAATCTATAATGGTAGCAGATCAGTTTGGCTGGAAGTAA
- the acpP gene encoding acyl carrier protein, producing the protein MAELDAINESIKTEGSLESNESIENRVKEIISNQFKKDISQLSTSSTFNDLGADSLDTVEVIMAVEDAFSISISDDDAQKMQNLGDIVKYIEDKIKSN; encoded by the coding sequence ATGGCTGAGCTAGATGCAATAAATGAAAGTATAAAAACTGAAGGTTCTTTAGAATCAAATGAAAGCATAGAAAACAGAGTAAAAGAAATTATATCAAATCAATTTAAAAAAGATATAAGCCAACTTAGTACTTCTTCAACATTTAACGATCTTGGAGCAGATAGTTTAGATACAGTTGAGGTTATTATGGCTGTTGAAGATGCATTTAGCATTAGTATATCAGATGATGATGCACAAAAAATGCAAAATTTAGGCGATATAGTAAAGTACATAGAAGATAAAATAAAAAGTAATTAA
- the fabF gene encoding beta-ketoacyl-ACP synthase II: MNKRVVITGIGLVTPLAANVKNTWKRLIDGESGIKLIDRFCAEDLSCKIGGQVPLKSENYEYGLELTDYINEKDIRKMDTFIHYGLVAAQQAVEDAGLVCNSQLVESVNPGRIGVVVGSGIGGLPRIEETVICLSEKGPRRVSPFFVPASLINLISGHISIKYGIEGPNDSAVTACATGAHAIVNAARMIKLGEVDVVVAGSAEATLCRLGIAGFAAAKALSTKFNDEPNKASRPWDQERDGFVMGEGAGIVILEEYGHAKKRDAKIYAEFLGYGLSGDAHHITAPREDGAGGKRAMHLALKSANIESNKIGYINAHGTSTPLGDLAEVNAIKNLFGDYAYKIPISSTKSSIGHLLGAAGSVEAIFSILALENNIVPPTLNLFNPSEGCDLNFVPFKAQEHKIDFVLSNSFGFGGTNASLIFGKAH; this comes from the coding sequence ATGAACAAGCGAGTAGTGATTACTGGTATTGGTCTGGTAACTCCTTTAGCAGCAAATGTTAAAAATACATGGAAGAGATTAATTGACGGAGAATCTGGAATCAAACTTATCGATAGGTTCTGCGCAGAGGATCTTAGTTGTAAAATTGGTGGGCAGGTTCCTTTAAAATCTGAAAATTATGAATATGGTCTTGAGCTTACAGATTATATAAATGAAAAAGATATCAGAAAAATGGATACTTTTATTCATTATGGTCTTGTTGCAGCACAACAAGCAGTTGAAGATGCTGGTCTTGTTTGTAATTCTCAACTTGTAGAAAGTGTTAATCCTGGACGTATTGGAGTTGTTGTAGGTTCTGGGATTGGTGGCTTGCCACGTATAGAGGAAACAGTTATATGCTTAAGTGAAAAAGGTCCAAGAAGAGTTAGTCCTTTTTTTGTTCCTGCAAGTTTGATCAATTTAATTTCTGGTCATATCTCAATTAAATATGGGATTGAAGGTCCAAATGATTCGGCAGTTACAGCATGTGCAACAGGGGCTCATGCAATTGTAAATGCTGCACGGATGATAAAGTTAGGGGAAGTAGATGTTGTAGTTGCTGGCAGTGCAGAAGCTACTTTATGCAGGTTAGGAATTGCAGGATTTGCAGCAGCTAAAGCGCTGTCAACTAAATTTAATGACGAACCTAATAAAGCTTCAAGACCTTGGGATCAAGAACGTGATGGCTTTGTTATGGGTGAAGGAGCAGGTATAGTAATACTTGAAGAATATGGACATGCAAAGAAGCGTGATGCTAAAATATATGCGGAATTTTTAGGTTATGGTCTCTCAGGAGATGCGCACCACATCACTGCTCCAAGAGAAGATGGTGCTGGTGGAAAAAGAGCTATGCACCTTGCTTTAAAAAGTGCAAATATTGAATCGAATAAGATAGGATATATAAATGCTCATGGTACTTCAACACCACTTGGAGATTTAGCAGAAGTTAATGCCATTAAAAATTTGTTTGGCGATTATGCTTATAAAATACCAATTTCCTCAACAAAATCATCTATAGGACATTTGCTTGGAGCAGCAGGTAGTGTTGAGGCAATATTTTCTATTTTAGCATTAGAAAATAATATAGTGCCACCAACTTTAAATTTATTTAATCCATCTGAAGGTTGTGACTTAAATTTTGTACCTTTTAAAGCACAAGAACATAAAATTGATTTTGTTCTATCAAATTCTTTTGGCTTTGGTGGTACTAACGCATCTTTAATTTTTGGTAAGGCACACTGA
- the nuoI gene encoding NADH-quinone oxidoreductase subunit NuoI: protein MKLKKVQYWFFIELIKGLYITLKYMFKPKVTIRYPMEKGPLSARFRGEHALRLYPNGEERCIACKLCEAICPAQAITIEAEERQDGSRRTTRYDIDMTKCIYCGLCQEACPVDAIVEGPNFEFATETREELMYDKEKLLANGKIWEEAIVARLKENQPYY from the coding sequence ATGAAGTTAAAAAAAGTTCAATACTGGTTTTTTATAGAACTTATCAAAGGTTTATACATTACTTTAAAGTATATGTTTAAGCCTAAAGTAACTATAAGATACCCTATGGAAAAAGGTCCTTTGAGCGCAAGATTTCGTGGTGAGCATGCCTTGCGTCTGTACCCAAACGGTGAGGAACGTTGTATAGCATGCAAATTGTGTGAGGCGATATGCCCAGCACAAGCTATTACTATAGAAGCAGAGGAACGTCAAGATGGAAGTAGGCGTACCACACGCTATGATATTGATATGACAAAATGTATATATTGTGGTCTCTGTCAAGAGGCTTGCCCTGTTGACGCAATTGTTGAAGGTCCAAATTTTGAATTTGCAACTGAGACAAGGGAAGAATTAATGTATGACAAGGAAAAATTGCTAGCTAATGGTAAAATTTGGGAAGAAGCTATAGTGGCTAGGCTAAAAGAGAATCAACCATACTACTGA
- the lepB gene encoding signal peptidase I: MCECPKRKTVCSFILVVLVAVLFRSLLFEPFHIPSGSMKSTLLVGDYIFVNKYAYGYSRYSFPFAPKIFKGRIFYHKPQAGDVVVFRPVGKESINYIKRIIGLPGDKIQLINGDLYINNKKMKHEKITDFVDIDRNDNKAVVPRYEEIIYNGRKYEVLKLDKHFNDNANNTQVYTVPQDHFFVLGDNRDNSQDSRYIGFIPMENLVGRAEIVALSFKSWLPPKLRLDRILRKI, translated from the coding sequence ATTTGCGAGTGTCCTAAAAGGAAAACAGTATGCTCTTTTATACTAGTGGTGCTTGTTGCTGTTTTATTTCGTAGCTTATTATTTGAACCATTTCATATACCATCTGGTTCAATGAAGAGTACTTTACTCGTTGGTGATTACATTTTTGTCAATAAATATGCTTATGGTTATAGTAGGTATTCTTTTCCTTTTGCTCCTAAAATATTTAAAGGTCGGATTTTTTATCATAAGCCACAAGCGGGTGATGTCGTTGTTTTTCGCCCAGTAGGCAAAGAAAGCATTAATTACATAAAAAGGATTATAGGTCTTCCAGGAGACAAGATACAATTAATTAATGGTGACTTATACATTAATAATAAGAAAATGAAACATGAAAAAATTACCGATTTTGTTGATATAGATCGAAATGACAATAAAGCTGTAGTTCCTCGTTATGAAGAAATTATCTATAACGGTAGAAAGTATGAAGTACTGAAATTAGATAAGCATTTTAATGACAATGCAAATAATACACAGGTGTATACTGTACCTCAAGATCATTTTTTTGTTTTGGGAGACAACAGAGATAATTCACAGGATAGTAGATATATAGGGTTCATTCCTATGGAAAATTTAGTTGGTCGCGCTGAGATTGTTGCTTTATCTTTTAAAAGTTGGTTACCTCCAAAATTGAGATTAGATAGGATATTGCGTAAGATATAG
- the gltX gene encoding glutamate--tRNA ligase: MEMLTRFAPSPTGYLHVGNIRTALVCYLYARSCDGKLLLRFDDTDIERSNVTYIDSIIEDLKWLGIETNLSFKQSERFERYNEVFSSLMKEGHIYPCYESKEELDIKRKMQLKQGLPPIYDRNSLTLSAQQKEQYERKPYFRFKLDEDAIIFWDDEIRGEVKFLVKNISDPIIKRTDGSYTYMLPSTIDDIDYNITHIIRGEDHITNTAVQIHIMNALKAKVPKFAHLSLLHMGEDKISKRKGGLNIKYLKEDGLEPMAINSYLAKIGTSDVIKAQTSMKSLVESFSIQKFSAASVKFDLSDIYRLNAKIFSNMSFESVKERLNSMQSPDFWYLIRNNIERFSDTEKWWKICTTNIKTVIIDNELINLVLSLLPEEKWDENTWTRWVESIMLKTKIERNDLFMQLRLALTGLDKGPSLAKLLPLIGKERVILRLGDN; the protein is encoded by the coding sequence ATAGAGATGTTAACTCGTTTTGCACCCAGTCCAACTGGTTATTTGCATGTTGGCAATATACGCACAGCTTTGGTTTGTTACCTTTATGCACGGAGTTGTGATGGCAAGCTGCTATTACGTTTTGATGATACTGATATTGAGCGCTCAAATGTTACGTATATAGATAGCATTATAGAAGATTTAAAATGGCTTGGTATTGAGACAAATTTAAGCTTTAAACAATCTGAGAGGTTTGAACGTTACAATGAAGTATTTTCTTCTCTAATGAAGGAAGGACATATTTATCCCTGTTATGAAAGCAAAGAGGAGCTAGACATCAAACGCAAAATGCAATTAAAACAAGGATTGCCGCCAATTTATGATAGAAACTCTTTAACACTATCTGCTCAGCAGAAAGAGCAATATGAAAGGAAGCCTTATTTTCGCTTTAAGTTAGATGAAGATGCTATTATTTTTTGGGATGATGAAATACGCGGTGAAGTAAAATTTTTAGTAAAAAACATAAGTGATCCAATCATAAAAAGGACTGATGGCAGCTATACATATATGCTTCCTTCTACAATTGACGATATTGATTATAATATCACTCATATTATTCGCGGAGAAGATCATATCACTAACACTGCTGTGCAGATACATATTATGAACGCACTTAAAGCTAAAGTGCCAAAATTTGCTCATCTTTCTCTATTGCATATGGGTGAAGACAAGATATCTAAACGTAAGGGTGGTTTGAATATAAAATATTTAAAGGAAGATGGCCTTGAGCCTATGGCAATTAATAGTTATTTGGCAAAAATTGGTACATCAGATGTAATTAAAGCACAAACTAGTATGAAATCTTTAGTAGAGTCATTTTCTATACAGAAATTTAGTGCTGCATCGGTAAAGTTTGACTTATCTGATATATATAGACTAAATGCAAAAATATTCTCCAATATGTCTTTTGAATCAGTTAAAGAGCGCTTAAATTCAATGCAATCTCCAGATTTTTGGTATTTGATTAGGAACAACATAGAGAGATTTTCTGATACTGAAAAGTGGTGGAAAATATGCACAACAAATATTAAAACTGTTATTATAGATAATGAGCTTATAAACTTAGTGCTTAGCTTGCTACCAGAAGAGAAATGGGATGAAAATACTTGGACCAGATGGGTAGAATCAATCATGCTAAAAACTAAAATAGAACGCAATGATCTGTTTATGCAACTACGTTTAGCTCTCACTGGACTTGATAAAGGTCCAAGTTTAGCTAAGCTTTTACCTTTAATTGGCAAAGAACGTGTTATACTAAGGCTTGGAGATAATTGA
- the tilS gene encoding tRNA lysidine(34) synthetase TilS, producing the protein MNQEFTSVIDDFKLEQNFAVAVSGGIDSMVLLHLVAQWAGEKKEAVPIVLTVNHNLRSEAKEEVLFVSKHAEQLGIPCYILSWEIKEKIKSNVQSRARNARYELLTQWCKQNQVKHLLTAHNLDDQAETFFIRLERGSGVDGLSAMSKKSIFNDIYILRPLLTFSRKVLTEYALSHNVKWIEDPSNRDNKYKRTIYRNFLKISENPEVLMKRICLTSMHMKRALIALMHYTKIAFNQCVIISALGYIEIKLIEFYQLPEEIATRVLVYSLMVIGEKYYKPRYGSFSIIFNQIWHKDYKRDHTLHGCTIMKSKGNIMILREAAKIIDKTIELKQNETIEYEWDNRFLCTIRNIPCNQTVTITILKTYSQLPEHLKKYHQKIICSLPILVKDEKILAYPHINCDNVDFSISSHPVKENIMNCINYITDEEVFA; encoded by the coding sequence ATGAATCAAGAGTTTACTAGTGTTATAGATGATTTTAAACTGGAACAAAATTTTGCCGTTGCTGTCTCAGGGGGAATAGATAGCATGGTCCTACTTCATCTTGTAGCGCAGTGGGCAGGAGAAAAGAAAGAAGCAGTGCCAATAGTGCTTACCGTAAATCATAATCTGCGTTCAGAAGCAAAGGAAGAAGTTCTGTTTGTTTCAAAGCATGCAGAACAATTAGGCATTCCATGTTACATATTAAGCTGGGAAATAAAGGAGAAAATCAAAAGTAATGTACAATCACGCGCAAGAAATGCAAGATATGAGCTATTGACTCAGTGGTGTAAACAAAATCAAGTGAAACACCTTCTGACTGCTCATAATCTTGATGATCAAGCAGAAACTTTTTTCATTAGACTGGAGCGTGGTAGCGGTGTAGATGGTCTATCTGCAATGAGTAAAAAGAGCATTTTTAATGATATTTATATACTTAGGCCACTGCTTACGTTTAGTCGCAAAGTTTTAACAGAATATGCATTGAGCCATAATGTAAAGTGGATAGAAGACCCAAGCAATCGGGATAACAAGTATAAACGCACTATATACCGCAATTTCCTTAAAATTAGTGAAAATCCAGAAGTACTAATGAAACGAATATGCTTAACTAGTATGCACATGAAAAGAGCACTTATTGCGCTCATGCATTATACAAAAATTGCATTTAACCAATGTGTGATTATATCTGCTTTAGGCTACATAGAAATAAAATTGATTGAATTCTACCAATTACCAGAAGAGATAGCTACAAGAGTGCTTGTTTATTCTTTAATGGTAATAGGAGAGAAATATTATAAACCGCGTTATGGCAGTTTTAGCATCATATTCAATCAAATATGGCACAAAGATTATAAGAGAGATCATACACTGCATGGCTGCACAATAATGAAAAGCAAAGGTAATATAATGATCTTAAGAGAAGCTGCAAAAATTATAGATAAAACAATAGAACTGAAGCAAAATGAAACTATTGAATATGAGTGGGATAACAGATTTTTATGTACAATAAGAAATATTCCATGCAACCAGACTGTGACTATAACAATTCTGAAAACATATTCTCAATTACCAGAACATTTGAAAAAATATCATCAAAAGATAATATGTTCTTTACCTATTCTTGTAAAAGATGAAAAAATACTTGCCTATCCACACATAAATTGTGACAATGTAGATTTCTCAATTAGTAGTCATCCAGTTAAAGAAAACATAATGAATTGTATAAATTACATAACAGATGAGGAGGTTTTTGCGTGA